One Fusarium musae strain F31 chromosome 6, whole genome shotgun sequence DNA segment encodes these proteins:
- a CDS encoding hypothetical protein (EggNog:ENOG41~BUSCO:EOG09261801), with protein MSSSPLHRPLGASSPLLEGGRRRSQFTYRQFSQLASSNTSNPLRVIAHIDLDAFYAQCETVRLGIPEDKPLAVQQWQGLIAVNYPAREFGIGRHCNVEEAKKLCPELIAQHVATWREGDDKWAYREDAAAHIATDKVSLDHYRLQSRKILACIKEALPLELQKVEKASIDEVFLDLSSQIHQILLQRFPELSNPPPYDDPTESLPLPSIAALDWQTDALIDLDEEQETVDPDWDDVAILIGSEIVRKVRAEVRQKLGYTCSAGVASNKLLSKLGSAYKKPNKQTVVRNRAVSAFMAGFKITKLRNLGGKLGEQIVSTFNTESVTELLDVPLTTMKAKLGHDTGLWIYNTIRGIDTSEVNSRTHIKSMLSAKSFRPTINSSEQATRWLRIFAADIFARLVEEGVLENKRRPRTMNLHHRHEGQVRSRSGPIPQGRTIDESSLFELAKDLLSQIIAEGRGVWPCANLSLSVAGFEDGVKGNMGIGAFLVKGEEAEALRSSIPDNRQYSTGPEPSAKKRRAEDGGIQRFFSKRPSTDHERTSPTYSHTPGEDPKDSPLPSDPTRKTLSFAAKYDYEARHESDLTMHESHASPWHESAFDVEVDQQQHSLTDVVCSRCKASFADPEALQSHRDWHMAQDLQDAERVWPTFAERQPAARNSGQKTQGTTSRRSRGGKLEQGQSRLKFS; from the exons ATGTCTTCGTCACCGCTACACAGGCCTCTCGGGGCCTCGTCACCACTCCTTGAAGGAGGCCGGCGGCGTTCCCAGTTCACGTATCGCCAATTCTCACAGCTTGCTTCGTCCAACACTTCGAATCCGCTGCGCGTCATTGCCCACATTGACCTCGACGCCTTTTATGCGCAGTGCGAGACGGTTAGACTTGGTATTCCAGAGGACAAGCCGTTAGCTGTTCAACAATG GCAAGGTCTCATCGCAGTCAACTATCCTGCACGCGAATTTGGTATTGGACGCCATTGCAATgtcgaagaagccaaaaAGTTGTGCCCTGAACTTATCGCCCAGCACGTAGCTACATGGAGAGAAGGCGACGACAAGTGGGCGTATCGTGAGGATGCCGCCGCCCACATAGCAACAGATAAGGTTTCACTTGATCACTATCGCCTTCAGTCTCGAAAGATCTTAGCATGTATCAAAGAGGCTCTGCCGCTTGAGCTCCAGAAGGTGGAAAAAGCAAGTATTGATGAGGTCTTCCTTGATCTTTCGAGCCAAATCCACCAGATCCTTCTGCAGCGCTTTCCAGAATTATCAAATCCGCCCCCCTATGACGACCCTACTGAGAGTCTTCCCTTGCCATCAATTGCCGCGCTCGACTGGCAGACCGATGCTTTGATTGATCTGGATGAGGAACAGGAAACAGTCGATCCAGATTGGGATGATGTAGCAATCCTCATCGGATCTGAGATCGTGCGCAAAGTCAGGGCCGAAGTTCGACAGAAGTTGGGATACACATGTTCAGCTGGAGTAGCAAGCAACAAGCTTCTCAGTAAGTTGGGTTCGGCATACAAGAAACCAAACAAACAGACTGTTGTACGCAACAGAGCTGTGTCTGCTTTCATGGCTGGCTTCAAAATCACAAAACTTCGCAACTTGGGCGGCAAACTCGGAGAGCAGATCGTATCGACATTCAACACAGAGAGCGTCACTGAACTGTTGGATGTTCCTTTGACAACTATGAAAGCAAAGCTTGGCCATGACACAGGTCTTTGGATATATAACACCATCCGAGGTATTGACACAAGTGAGGTCAACTCAAGAACACATATCAAGTCGATGCTGTCGGCTAAATCTTTTCGTCCAACTATTAATTCTTCAGAGCAAGCAACGCGATGGCTGAGAATCTTTGCAGCTGACATATTCGCTCgccttgttgaggagggagTTCTGGAAAACAAGAGAAGACCGAGGACGATGAACTTACATCATCGCCATGAGGGGCAAGTGAGATCTCGGTCGGGACCCATCCCCCAGGGCAGAACCATAGACGAAAGCAGTCTTTTCGAGTTGGCCAAAGACCTCCTTTCGCAGATAATCgcagaaggaagaggagtcTGGCCTTGTGCAAACTTGAGTCTCAGCGTAGCAGGCTTTGAAGACGGCGTCAAAGGCAACATGGGCATTGGCGCATTTCTGGTCAAGGgggaagaggcagaagctCTTCGATCGTCGATTCCCGACAACCGTCAATATTCCACTGGACCGGAACCCTCCGCGAAGAAACGCCGCGCGGAGGATGGTGGCATTCAGCGGTTCTTCTCCAAGCGACCTTCCACAGATCATGAAAGAACCTCCCCAACCTACTCACATACTCCCGGGGAAGACCCCAAAGATAGCCCTTTGCCATCAGATCCCACCCGAAAGACCCTCAGTTTCGCTGCTAAGTATGATTATGAGGCCCGCCACGAATCCGACCTTACCATGCATGAGTCTCACGCATCACCGTGGCATGAAAGCGCCTTCGATGTGGAAGtggatcagcagcagcattcaTTGACCGATGTTGTATGTTCTCGCTGCAAGGCCAGCTTCGCGGACCCGGAAGCGTTGCAAAGCCATAGAGATTGGCATATGGCTCAAGATCTACAAGACGCGGAACGTGTCTGGCCGACATTCGCTGAGCGACAACCTGCTGCACGTAACTCTGGGCAAAAGACGCAAGGAACCACTTCAAGAAGGAGCCGGGGAGGCAAACTCGAGCAAGGTCAAAGTCGGCTCAAATTTAGTTGA
- a CDS encoding hypothetical protein (EggNog:ENOG41) codes for MIFPVSSDSAQASSSDPVANPPAQTPEPARYQVFHIQHSPGTHKIFIPTSSPRPAGYLYHVLESSNTEHTQPTMTLVSDIVETLGQVGTIHDSRCVGSIASQELDNACAMIKSHPRPFDPYEPANAPGRPGRCELWVLSSLPPEPINLQDTITHLTALTNDSTRIIPTDEGAARL; via the exons ATGATTTTCCCAGTCAGCTCTGACTCTGCCCAGGCTTCCAGCTCTGATCCTGTCGCCAATCCTCCAGCTCAAACCCCTGAACCAGCTCGCTATCAGGTCTTTCATATTCAGCACTCCCCTGGCACCCACAAGATCTTCATTCCAACAAGCTCTCCGCGACCCGCAGGCTATCTCTATCATGTTCTGGAATCTTCAAACACGGAACATACGCAGCCTACCATGACTCTGGTCTCGGATATCGTCGAGACTCTAGGTCAGGTCGGCACCATTCATGACAGCAGATGTGTCGGCTCCATTGCGTCCCAAGAGCTCGACAATGCGTGCGCTATGATCAAGAGTCACCCAAGACCCTTCGATCCTTACGAGCCTGCCAACGCTCCTGGTAGACCGGGCCGCTGTGAGCTTTGGGTCCTCTCG AGCCTCCCTCCCGAGCCCATCAACCTCCAAGACACCATCACACATCTCACTGCACTCACCAACGACTCTACTCGTATCATCCCTACCGACGAAGGAGCCGCCCGGCTGTAG
- a CDS encoding hypothetical protein (EggNog:ENOG41): protein MLITARHHAKDLQRHLDEQLTREFAFVVEFEGNIRPVEKSENGSDLNEISVVVYPPRGAKEAKVAIQQRIADSFSTEDNKLKKSDVLLYPTGMSAISHIHDIISLYTTTTKKTIAIFGGTQYDLETLEEELAAGLELCALFTEFPGNPLFGFVDLERIKRLSDELFFLFVVDDTVGTSVNVDVISHCDVVCTSLTKMFSGGCNVMGGSVTLNPKSRGHWDMKRLLKDRYANTFFPLDMIVMEKNSADFEERVTEASQNAEHLADTLRKHSSFGQVHYPKGSPTQRLHEKYKRPGKGYGYLLSIRFNTPAAAIAFHDALDVAKGPSLGTNFTLGCAYTLFAHFHELE, encoded by the exons ATGCTAATAACAGCGCGTCATCATGCCAAAGATCTTCAAAGACATTTAGACGAGCAGCTAACAAGAGAATTTGCCTTCGTCGTTGAATTTGAGGGTAATATTCGTCCCGTTGAAAAGTCAGAGAACGGAAGTGACTTGAACGAGATCTCTGTGGTCGTCTACCCTCCACGAGGAGCAAAAGAGGCCAAGGTTGCCATACAACAACGTATTGCAGACTCGTTCAGTACCGAAGAcaacaagttgaagaagagtgaTGTGCTCTTATACCCCACCGGCATGTCGGCTATTAGCCATATCCATGACATTATCAGCCTTTACACTACAACGACAAAGAAGACCATTGCGATCTTTGG CGGTACACAATACGACTTGGAAACTCTTGAAGAGGAGTTGGCTGCAGGTCTGGAGCTGTGTGCCCTCTTCACAGAGTTCCCTGGCAACCCACTCTTTGGCTTTGTCGATCTAGAGCGGATAAAAAGACTGTCCGATGAattattcttcttgttcgTGGTTGACGATACAGTCGGTACATCGGTAAACGTTGACGTTATCTCACATTGCGATGTTGTCTGCACAAGCTTGACAAAGATGTTTAGTGGAGGCTGCAACGTCATGGGAGGAAGCGTGACCCTGAACCCAAAGAGCAGAGGCCATTGGGATATGAAGAGACTGTTGAAGGACCGCTATGCCAATACCTTCTTCCCGCTGGATATGATTGTTATGGAGAAAAACAGCGCCGATTTTGAAGAACGAGTCACCGAAGCGAGTCAAAATGCAGAACATCTCGCGGATACACTCCGCAAGCACAGTTCATTCGGGCAAGTGCACTATCCCAAGGGAAGCCCGACACAACGGCTCCATGAGAAATACAAACGTCCAGGAAAGGGATATGGGTATTTGTTGTCCATTCGTTTCAACACCCCCGCAGCTGCCATCGCGTTCCACGACGCTCTTGATGTGGCGAAAGGGCCGAGTCTTGGGACCAACTTCACTCTGGGTTGTGCATATACGCTCTTCGCGCATTTCCACGAGCTTGAATAG
- a CDS encoding hypothetical protein (EggNog:ENOG41), whose amino-acid sequence MKRIHQFNFEPPARQEEHARVTRWAEAMIAEGLSLCFAQGETKAEQELSRTSEVLRGLGQYLVSHDVVREIESVLRRASRTTFVLKGKVKVTFSLFQGRKSVASVSKGQEQQPGNSSALFVLDPGETAHAVHIAENHIGVIDLVVADLGHALQAEQIAGIWWRAIYTLCGRCSIMTTNDLQTSKGRKVFLGFELVSTPAINNYRFCYDSMSYIGIGGLAFEDPSPIAQGVQPFNPSTIMPPMPDFRYYVKPFFFSSANLQDLSKIEVCQIPYKRGISGLLLTYTNGHKEALGKVRLNCLESPIGISKQDRNWLRFEYNPTGIIDKHPRLIKISFSRIKPIIRNRTDPATAGLNCLEVLFTDELHWWWSPFQCQVFYEGQGSLQPQDAKKWLLFDD is encoded by the exons ATGAAGAGAATCCACCAGTTCAACTTCGAACCCCCAGCAAGACAGGAGGAGCATGCGAGGGTCACGAGATGGGCTGAGGCAATGATTGCCGAGGGACTATCGCTTTGTTTCGCTCAGGGCGAAACAAAGGCTGAGCAGGAACTCAGTAGGACGTCGGAAGTCCTGCGAGGCCTTGGCCAATATTTGGTCTCACACGATGTAGTGAGGGAGATCGAGTCGGTGCTTCGCAGGGCTTCCCGTACCACATTTGTCCTGAAGGGCAAAGTTAAGGTCACCTTCTCTCTGTTCCAAGGACGGAAGTCCGTTGCGTCTGTGTCGAAAGGTcaggagcagcagccagGCAACTCATCAGCGCTGTTTGTACTTGATCCGGGAGAAACAGCGCATGCAGTCCACATTGCCGAGAACCATATTGGTGTCATTGACTTGGTAGTTGCTGACTTGGGCCATGCCTTGCAAGCTGAGCAAATTGCTGGAATATGGTGGAGAGCCATATACACCCTATGTGGAAGATGCTCGATCATGACAACTAATGAT CTTCAGACCAGCAAAGGCCGAAAGGTCTTCCTAGGCTTC GAACTAGTATCTACACCAGCGATAAATAACTACCGATTTTGCTACGACTCTATGTCATATATAGGTATTGGCGGCCTAGCATTCGAGGATCCCAGTCCCATTGCTCAAGGCGTTCAGCCCTTCAACCCTTCCACAATTATGCCACCAATGCCAGACTTTCGGTATTATGtcaagcccttcttcttttcatcagCAAACCTGCAAGATCTCTCCAAAATTGAAGTCTGCCAAATTCCATACAAGCGTGGCATCTCTGGTCTCCTTCTCACATACACCAACGGCCACAAAGAGGCTCTTGGTAAAGTACGACTAAACTGTCTTGAATCTCCTATCGGTATCAGCAAACAGGACCGGAACTGGCTACGCTTTGAGTATAATCCCACAGGAATCATCGATAAACATCCTCGTCTTATTaagatctccttctcccgaATTAAACCAATCATACGTAATAGAACGGATCCTGCAACTGCTGGTCTCAACTGTCTCGAGGTTCTCTTCACAGATGAACTCCATTGGTGGTGGTCACCCTTCCAGTGCCAGGTTTTCTACGAAGGCCAGGGCAGCTTGCAACCACAGGATGCTAAGAAATGGCTTCTATTCGACGACTAA
- a CDS encoding hypothetical protein (EggNog:ENOG41) — translation MSRTSRNAAPTTSGAGRQNEYFVPRDGIDREVISADICRYLGNDALVRPGHYENPQTGQAVQGYYITAYRNLTTAMIEDLKADSARWDSERRAQTSRNTSGGTIASRNVGVPPRHSSNSPVVQYRYSETHQSRQHHGPTEGPYQTDTYARDPGFDGPRYPGTGAPGYTGAAGSYGQSYGASSSGAFAGYAQTQQSPPPADTRFSSTTAATMDPSYQASQSPYVAVGTNQRPRGGYDPYANQMATSSAAAQQAYATAAPTQQGYTATAYPYSGQAPPAGYAMQPQDPFYGRGAYSGGNTRAAGFHMVELLTLKV, via the exons atgtCGAGAACATCCCGGAACGCTGCCCCTACCACTTCTGGTGCGGGTCGACAAAACGAATACTTCGTCCCTCGCGACGGCATCGACCGTGAAGTCATCTCCGCCGACATCTGCCGCTATCTGGGCAACGATGCCCTCGTGCGTCCCGGTCATTACGAG AACCCTCAGACAGGCCAAGCCGTGCAAGGCTACTACATCACCGCTTACAGGAATCTTACAACT GCTATGATTGAGGATCTAAAAGCAGACTCTGCTCGATGGGATAGTGAAAGGCGTGCGCAGACGTCGCGCAATACCTCTGGAGGTACTATTGCCTCGAGAAACGTTGGCGTACCGCCGAGACACTCATCTAACTCACCTGTAGTGCAATACCGCTACTCGGAGACGCACCAGTCGCGTCAGCACCACGGTCCTACCGAGGGCCCTTATCAGACCGACACATACGCTCGTGACCCTGGCTTTGATGGCCCTAGATACCCAGGAACGGGTGCTCCCGGTTACACTGGAGCCGCTGGCTCATACGGCCAGTCCTACGGTGCCTCAAGTAGTGGTGCGTTTGCCGGTTATGCCCAAACCCAGCAATCTCCTCCCCCGGCGGATACAAGGTTCAGCTCTACTACCGCGGCCACCATGGATCCATCCTACCAGGCTTCCCAGAGCCCCTACGTGGCCGTTGGAACAAACCAACGTCCCAGAGGCGGATACGACCCTTACGCTAACCAGATGGCCACATCATCAGCTGCTGCACAGCAGGCCTATGCCACTGCTGCTCCCACGCAACAAGGCTATACAGCCACTGCTTACCCATATTCAGGTCAGGCTCCTCCTGCGGGCTACGCGATGCAGCCACAGGATCCCTTCTACGGTCGTGGTGCGTATAGCGGAGGCAACACTCGCGCGGCGGGTTTCCACATGGTCGAATTACTAACACTCAAGGTTTAG
- a CDS encoding hypothetical protein (EggNog:ENOG41), translating to MASASEPLAKGTYAPSGPNDIRGPCPMINSLANHGYLPRDGRNVRVEEVLAGMDAVGLSKPLAAAFANPIFQERAPSKFHGDPVVKKSLFQSILRTIRDPWSLLGQFGMRKPGQLDSEGHRVLNLDQLGLPNTVEHDISLTRRDHQQGDNIALQNDLVEDLLASSKDGQTLTANDLAEFRKKRIARQREDNPGLQYGPFEHDLACAEIALILNVIGSGESVPCSYARAFLQEERLPMQEGWKREESRLGIIGLLTKRNGIKKIIGMEFKS from the coding sequence atggcttcagcttcagaacCACTCGCTAAAGGGACATATGCACCTTCGGGTCCAAATGACATACGCGGCCCCTGCCCGATGATAAACTCTCTCGCAAACCACGGCTATCTTCCCCGCGACGGCCGAAATGTTCGAGTAGAAGAAGTTCTCGCTGGCATGGACGCAGTTGGCCTTTCGAAGCCTCTCGCTGCTGCCTTTGCCAATCCCATCTTTCAAGAACGCGCGCCTTCAAAATTTCACGGTGACCCAGTCGTCAAGAAGTCTCTTTTTCAAAGTATCTTGCGAACGATCAGGGACCCTTGGTCTCTGTTGGGTCAATTTGGTATGCGCAAGCCGGGTCAGTTGGACTCTGAGGGTCACAGGGTTTTGAACCTGGACCAGCTTGGGTTACCCAACACAGTTGAGCATGACATATCCTTGACCCGTCGGGATCATCAACAAGGTGATAACATCGCTCTTCAGAATGACCTTGTCGAAGATCTCTTGGCGAGTTCGAAGGACGGGCAGACTCTTACTGCGAACGACCTCGCAGAATTCCGCAAGAAGCGTATCGCCAGACAGAGAGAGGATAACCCGGGTCTTCAATATGGGCCTTTCGAACACGACCTTGCGTGTGCGGAGATTGCCCTAATTCTCAATGTCATTGGAAGTGGTGAAAGTGTGCCATGTAGTTATGCCAGGGCCTTTTTGCAGGAAGAGAGGCTGCCGATGCAAGAAGGATGGAAGAGGGAAGAGTCGAGGTTGGGTATAATTGGCTTGCTCACCAAGAGGAACGGTATCAAGAAGATTATCGGTATGGAATTCAAGTCTTGA
- a CDS encoding hypothetical protein (EggNog:ENOG41) yields MDPAAVRSLLATSLDPDADSRRRAELQLKQIEEQPGFLECLLDILQAEQEASVRLSTVIYVKNRVNRSWYNNEGYSPDPPTAIIPEEEKARVRDRLLPILATSETLVRQQLIPVLQRILQYDFPARWPKFMDFTVELLNTNNPGSVLAGLQCLLAICRAFRYKATDSDDRQHFDKIVEATFPRLLAICNELVNQESDEAGEMLHLALKAYKHATWLELSPSLRQRDTNIAWCTVFLHTVSKACPANAMQGDQHEREKHHWWKAKKWAFFNLNRLFIRHGNPASPGKGEDALAFAKDFTANIAPEILKHYLQEIEKWVAKTSWLSRPCLSYTLVFLDESVRPKEMWSHLKPHLTNLVTHFVFPVLCLTEEDVEQFQDEPDEYLHRKLNYFEEASAPDVAATNFLVNLTKNRRKETFEILKFVNAVVTEYEQAADDQKNHIAKEGALRMIATLAPVILGKKSPIADQVEYFLVRYVFPDFTSPQGYLRARACDTIEKFEQLNFQDQNNLLTIYRHILDCMADPDLPVRVTAALALQPLIRHDVIRTSMQQNIPTIMQQLLKLANEADIDALANVMEDFVEVFATELTPFAVALSEQLRDTYMRIVRELLEKESKVGDDGELYNEYDDKSITALGVLQTIGTLILTLESTPDVLLHIEAVLMPVIKVTLENKLYDLYNEVFEIIDSCTFAAKSISPTMWQAFELIHTTFKAGAEYYLEDMLPALDNFVQFGAPQLAQKPEYTQALYSMVADMFTDSIQGGVERICACKLAEAMMLSLKGQIDSCVEGFINIAMNILANQDIKVKSYRIHLMEMVINSIHYNPLLTLQVLENKGWTNRFFSLWFGSMTSFTRVHDKKLCIVAISALLSLNPEHVPSSVSVGWPRLLQGITELFRSLPAAQKNRDEALRDDFHLESTYDYGEEDEWDDDEANWNAEEEEETGETNESKDESTAYLNFLNEEAQKFSRAIDDVEEDDLGEDSVLLESPLDKIEPYQLFRGTLMKMQQEQPQFYSSLAGHLTADDQNVIQSVMVKADEIAAQQVQQAQQAQLLAQQQAAAMAANLSAPNGGAS; encoded by the exons ATGGATCCCGCCGCTGTGAGGTCCTTGCTCGCCACTAGCTTGGACCCTGATGCAGACAGTCGAAGGCGTGCTGAGCTTCAGTTGAAACAG ATTGAAGAACAGCCCGGATTTCTCGAATGTCTGCTCGATATTTTACAAGCCGAACAGGAGGCTAGTGTCCGCCTTTCTA CCGTGATTTACGTCAAGAACCGTGTCAATCGATCATGGTACAATAATGAGGGGTACTCTCCCGACCCCCCCACCGCTATAATccctgaagaagagaaggctcGTGTACGAGACCGCCTTCTGCCAATCCTCGCTACGTCCGAAACCCTCGTCCGCCAGCAGCTCATTCCCGTCCTCCAACGAATCCTCCAATATGACTTCCCCGCCCGTTGGCCCAAGTTCATGGACTTTACCGTCGAGCTTCTAAACACGAATAACCCCGGTTCCGTCCTTGCTGGTCTGCAGTGTCTGCTCGCCATCTGCCGTGCGTTCCGCTACAAAGCAACCGACAGCGATGACCGACAACACTTTGACAAGATTGTGGAGGCAACATTTCCCCGTCTTCTCGCCATCTGTAACGAGTTGGTGAACCAGGAGAGCGATGAGGCTGGTGAGATGCTTCACTTGGCCCTCAAGGCCTACAAGCATGCGACATGG TTGGAACTTTCGCCTTCGCTACGACAACGTGACACCAACATCGCTTGGTGCACTGTTTTCCTACACACGGTTTCCAAGGCTTGCCCCGCCAATGCTATGCAGGGCGATCAACACGAACGTGAGAAGCATCACTGGTGGAAGGCTAAGAAGTGGGCTTTCTTCAACCTAAACCGCCTCTTCATTCG GCATGGCAACCCTGCCAGTCCTGGTAAGGGCGAAGACGCACTTGCTTTTGCCAAGGACTTCACCGCGAACATTGCCCCCGAGATCCTCAAGCACTACCTCCAAGAGATCGAGAAATGGGTTGCCAAAACCTCTTGGCTCAGCCGACCTTGTCTTTCCTATACTCTGGTCTTCCTCGACGAGTCCGTACGACCCAAGGAAATGTGGTCACATCTTAAGCCTCATCTTACAAACCTTGTCACCCACTTTGTCTTCCCCGTCCTTTGCCTTACcgaggaggatgtcgagCAATTCCAAGATGAGCCCGACGAGTACCTTCACCGAAAGCTTAACTACTTCGAGGAAGCGTCTGCTCCTGATGTCGCCGCTACTAACTTCCTGGTCAACCTTACAAAGAACCGCCGCAAGGAGACCttcgagatcctcaagttcgTCAATGCCGTTGTCACCGAGTACGAGCAGGCTGCGGATGATCAGAAGAACCATATTGCCAAGGAGGGTGCTCTGCGCATGATCGCTACCCTGGCGCCGGTTATTTTGGGCAAGAAGAGCCCCATTGCTGATCAGGTCGAATACTTCCTCGTCCGTTATGTCTTCCCCGACTTCACCAGCCCACAGGGCTACCTCCGCGCTCGTGCTTGCGACACCATCGAGAAGTTCGAGCAGCTCAACTTCCAGGATCAGAACAACCTCCTTACTATCTACCGACACATCCTGGATTGTATGGCCGACCCTGATCTCCCAGTTCGTGTCACGGCCGCTCTCGCTCTCCAGCCTCTAATCCGCCACGATGTCATTCGAACAAGCATGCAACAAAACATTCCCACGATTATGCAGCAGTTGCTCAAGCTTGCCAACGAGGCTGATATCGATGCGCTCGCCAACGTCATGGAGGACTTTGTCGAGGTCTTCGCCACTGAGCTCACTCCTTTTGCTGTCGCACTGAGTGAGCAGCTCCGAGACACTTACATGAGAATTGTGCgcgagcttctcgagaaggAGAGCAAGGTTGGTGATGACGGTGAGCTCTACAACGAGTATGACGACAAGAGCATCACTGCTCTGGGTGTCTTGCAGACCATCGGAACTCTGATCCTTACACTCGAGAGCACGCCTGACGTCCTGCTCCACATCGAGGCTGTCCTTATGCCCGTCATCAAGGTTACCCTGGAGAACAAGCTTTACGACCTCTACAACGAAGTCTTCGAAATCATCGATAGCTGCACTTTTGCTGCCAAGTCCATCTCTCCCACTATGTGGCAGGCCTTTGAGTTGATCCACACTACTTTCAAGGCCGGTGCTGAGTACTACCTCGAGGATATGCTGCCTGCTCTGGATAACTTTGTCCAATTTGGTGCTCCTCAGCTCGCTCAGAAGCCCGAGTACACTCAGGCGCTTTACTCCATGGTCGCTGACATGTTCACCGACAGTATTCAGGGAGGTGTCGAGAGGATATGTGCTTGCAAACTGGCCGAGGCCATGATGCTTAGCTTAAAGGGCCAGATTGATAGCTGTGTCGAGGGTTTCATCAACATTGCCATGAACATCCTCGCCAACCAAGATATCAAAGTAAAGAGCTACCGCATTCATCTCATGGAGATGGTTATCAACTCGATCCATTACAACCCACTCCTTACCCTTCAGGTTCTTGAGAACAAGGGCTGGACAAACCGATTCTTCAGTCTCTGGTTCGGCAGCATGACTTCTTTCACCCGTGTTCACGACAAGAAGCTTTGCATTGTTGCCATCTCGGCTCTTCTTAGCCTGAACCCTGAGCACGTGCCGTCAAGTGTCTCCGTTGGCTGGCCAAGATTGCTTCAAGGCATTACTGAACTATTCCGCTCCCTTCCTGCCGCTCAGAAGA ACCGCGATGAGGCTCTCCGTGACGACTTCCACCTCGAGTCCACTTACGACTacggcgaggaagatgagtgggatgacgacgaggccAACTGGAAcgctgaggaggaagaggagacagGCGAGACTAACGAGTCCAAGGACGAGAGCACTGCTTATCTGAACTTCTTGAACGAGGAG GCCCAGAAGTTTAGCCGAGCAATTGATGACGTCGAGGAGGACGATCTTGGCGAGGACTCTGTCCTGCTCGAGTCACCCCTCGATAAGATTGAGCCTTATCAATTATTCCGCGGTACTTTAATGA AAATGCAACAAGAGCAACCCCAATTCTATAGCAGCCTGGCTGGACACCTCACAGCTGATGATCAGAATGTGATTCAGTCGGTAATGGTCAAGGCCGATGAGATTGCGGCACAGCAGGTGCAGCAAGCTCAGCAAGCCCAGCTCCTCGCTCAGCAACAGGCTGCTGCGATGGCGGCCAACCTCAGCGCCCCTAACGGCGGTGCCAGCTAA